In Anopheles cruzii chromosome X, idAnoCruzAS_RS32_06, whole genome shotgun sequence, one genomic interval encodes:
- the LOC128272254 gene encoding sphingomyelin phosphodiesterase 4, whose translation MIQYAKSYPTENKQVNNNWQGIIEVYFHGLPFHLRSNATRQFIKQFQNTGEESLENLCFYVKDLIDTATVGDLHDIFAPLVESIFDTENNRGWNLRRITEKQNDEFITLRHFFDVVDGPMFRLCYHLRNYRYELPVSLLPYAMQDMVRSEGCPAFYREVLSFDKLSHTKDALFLNPFDYFLFHFAHYGTIPQVILDPRWNSNNQKRPQTVYNVLAADYMCNFLPNKPFSEVFPQMTMPSKELCSLICPTMFLLPGNGVHDTSSQRTPATAEIYQYGHWRSRSVMFIFLDMWLRLDVNPVLCHPDPLSCTLSIELLTNIRALVKQIHKFSSINTDLDFPAIRQLRSEAQRQLKERIEPFLWELMCHWSPDESLKELLEVWLSYIQPWRYRSYRDSKQLMQFQTVFIADNISAYTQPLVHLLLRFSKYDPAHPSFWRPLHRVCTVFNHHDLARIIRSYDKIESEKSRLENYTTIYGTHYCSMFADSSPEMELLMDQLGSRIKFLRHMLTFGNHYDSWSNQLLHFVYKLLQLYTFDQQEMLLLHSRLEFIYNVLTEKLNAPARQGLLNEPKNKPRTARNGFWMPGFFGNPDLIPATSTENAMLVRTFHRLSERLNIMFESKLYVIWLSETVWCALVRQVLEPPVTFYTYVRNTKRQREKQRIYLGPRISFRFLASYRNIAYVLLAILLGVLLYGSPFFGLQIIMLLSFVRIVLRAIFFPQ comes from the exons ATGATTCAATATGCCAAAAGCTATCCAACTGAAAATAAACAGGTTAATAATAATTGGCAAGGAATAATCGAGGTTTATTTTCACGGATTGCCCTTTCACCTACGATCAAATGCGACCAGACAATTT ATAAAACAATTCCAGAACACTGGAGAAGAGTCGCTGGagaatttatgtttctatGTGAAGGATCTAATCGACACCGCGAC CGTTGGAGATCTGCACGACATATTCGCACCGTTAGTCGAGTCCATCTTCGACACGGAGAATAACCGTGGCTGGAATCTTCGCAGGATAACTGAAAAACAGAATGACGAATTTATAACCCTACGCCACTTTTTCGACGTTGTCGATGGACCAATGTTTCGGTTGTGCTATCACCTGCGGAATTATCGTTATGAGCTGCCAGTATCCTTGTTGCCTTATGCAATGCAGGATATGGTGCGATCTGAAGGATGCCCTGCCTTCTACCGCGAGGTGTTGTCATTCGATAAGCTCAGTCACACGAAAGACGCTCTTTTCCTTA acccatttgattatttcttgtttcattttgCACACTACGGCACGATTCCTCAAGTGATCCTTGATCCTAGATGGAACTCGAACAATCAGAAACGACCACAAACGGTATATAATGTGCTGGCCGCCGATTACATGTGCAACTTTCTTCCGAATAAACCTTTTTCCGAGGTGTTTCCACAAATGACGATGCCGAGTAAGGAGCTGTGCTCACT TATCTGTCCAACGATGTTTTTATTACCAGGAAATGGGGTGCACGACACGTCTTCTCAACGAACACCTGCAACTGCCGAGATTTACCAATACGGCCATTGGCGTTCCCGGAGCGTGATGTTCATTTTCCTTGATATGTGGCTTCGACTGGATGTGAACCCAGTGCTGTGTCATCCTGACCCGCTGAGCTGTACACTGAGTATAGAGTTGCTCACTAACATTCGTGCTCTTGTGAAGCAGATACACAAATTCAGTAGCATCAATACTGATTTAGATTTTCCGGCAATCAGACAATTGCGCAGTGAAGCACAGCGGCAACTTAAAGAACGTATTGAGCCGTTCCTTTGGGAACTAATGTGCCATTGGTCACCTGATGAATCTTTGAAGGAACTCCTCGAGGTGTGGCTGAGTTACATTCAACCATGGCGCTATAGAAGCTATCGTGATTCAAAGCAACTTATGCAATTCCAAACAGTGTTCATTGCTGACAATATCAGTGCTTACACACAACCTCTCGTTCATCTTTTGTTACGGTTCTCAAAGTACGACCCTGCCCATCCGAGCTTTTGGCGACCACTACATCGCGTGTGCACCGTATTTAACCACCACGACTTGGCGAGAATCATTCGAAGCTATGACAAAATTGAGAGTGAAAAAAGTCGATTGGAAAACTATACAACCATCTACGGGACGCACTACTGTTCGATGTTTGCAGATTCGAGTCCAGAAATGGAATTGCTAATGGATCAGCTGGGCAGCCGAATAAAATTCCTTAGGCATATGCTCACATTCGGAAACCATTACGACTCGTGGAGCAATCAGTTGCTCCACTTCGTATACAAGCTTTTGCAATTATATACATTCGATCAACAAGAGATGCTCTTATTGCATTCACGGCTGGAGTTTATATACAATGTTCTCACTGAAAAGCTCAATGCTCCAGCACGGCAGGGATTACTTAACGagcccaaaaacaaaccacgaACTGCACGCAACGGATTCTGGATGCCAGGGTTTTTTGGGAATCCTGATCTAATTCCTGCAACGAGCACTGAAAATGCAATGCTTGTGCGAACTTTTCATCGACTTAGCGAGAGGTTGAACATAATGTTTGAAAGCAAGCTTTATGTGATCTGGCTGAGTGAAACTGTTTGGTGCGCTCTTGTTCGCCAGGTTTTGGAGCCACCTGTGACCTTTTACACCTATGTCCGTAATACAAAGCGACAAAGGGAGAAACAACGGATTTATCTCGGTCCTCGCATAAGCTTTCGCTTCCTCGCTTCATACAGGAACATCGCCTACGTTTTGCTCGCGATACTACTTGGTGTTCTACTATATGGTTCACCGTTCTTTGGCCTTCAAATCATTATGTTGTTATCGTTTGTTCGTATCGTGCTACGtgcaattttctttcctcAGTAG
- the LOC128272264 gene encoding rab GTPase-binding effector protein 1 isoform X1, with product METGKDTTLEQPPPARSELPPEGERKSAQLELLRVREEFNQQRARMKELYLAKESECKRLALEVSSTRKELDELKAQMMIIEYSREKDAEEHQNKKENENRTLKQLVNDTLDESSVMRDSLKQLREENVKLASEIVQLKEELAYTNQVSPSLAKTVQQAKRIILKLGTADSTGDNLEESMRKVKKYAQEDAEVLRSLVVPLEEEIKSLKEKLRIAYEEIETYSNCNGRKLQESALIGMLNPRRVADMPSVSTPDPVCTDQEGVQKSSVIADHCERCRALEATYTLDLKGERMRAASCEKSVERLKEQLTKETALRSDLEVQWHKKREEHKMKVQELVDRAANTEVALEKLRCDYAHLKLVLREELSKVTEEREQVFYQLNNLQQDNDFLAGKYLASSEALKDKDINFPQTIEELQELVLALHENLIVTKAGCEFAEQKARSMQDEVTLLQEQQCCRDRDVKKAELEYVRKHHHLLEQLKRQQHDFEQLAAIREDLERADVEHKKHNSELRMQIIELQAANERSDKQISDLKSKIAVLQEDLANNEAVQKDFVKLSQSLQMQLEKIRSADTQVRWQDEDDVNQCPNCKKEFTVTRRKQHCRHCGSIYCQPCLTKSVPSGPNRKAARVCDVCHTLLVQDTAPYFSREPPQSP from the exons ATGGAAACCGGGAAGGATACGACCCTcgagcagccaccgccagctAGAAGCGAGCTGCCGCCCGAGGGAGAAAGGAAAAGTGCTCAACTGGAGTTGTTACGAGTTCGAGAGGAGTTCAACCAGCAGCGCGCTCGGATGAAAGAGTTGTACCTTGCCAAAGAAA GTGAATGCAAGCGTCTTGCGTTGGAAGTGAGTAGTACGCGGAAAGAGCTGGACGAGTTGAAGGCACAGATGATGATCATCGAGTATAGCCGGGAAAAAGACGCCGAAGAGCACCAAAACAAGAAGGAAAACGAGAACCGCACTCTCAAGCAGCTTGTAAACGATACGCTCGATGAGTCGTCAGTTATGCGCGACTCTTTGAAGCAGCTCAGGGAGGAGAACGTGAAGCTGGCATCGGAAATTGTACAACTGAAAGAAGAGCTGGCGTACACCAACCAA GTGTCACCAAGCCTTGCAAAAACCGTACAACAGGCGAAAAGAATAATACTGAAACTCGGCACAGCTGATTCCACCGGAGACAACTTAGAGGAGTCGATGCGGAAGGTAAAGAAATAT GCCCAGGAAGATGCAGAGGTGTTACGATCACTGGTAGTACCGCTGGAAGAAGAGATTAAATCGTTGAAAGAGAAGCTACGCATAGCCTAcgaagaaattgaaacataCAGCAACTGCAACGGGAGAAAACTGCAGGAGTCGGCCCTGATTGGAATGCTAAACCCTAGAAGAGTCGCAGATATGCCAAGTGTGTCGACACCTGATCCAGTATGTACTGATCAGGAGGGTGTTCAAAAGAGTTCAGTAATCGCAGACCATTGCGAAAGGTGCAGAGCTCTCGAGGCAACATACACGCTAGATCTGAAGGGAGAACGCATGCGTGCTGCTTCGTGCGAAAAAAGTGTCGAGCGACTGAAAGAGCAACTGACGAAGGAAACTGCACTACGTTCCGATCTTGAAGTGCAATGGCACAAAAAGCGCGAGGAGCACAAAATGAAAGTACAGGAATTGGTGGATCGGGCGGCTAACACTGAGGTAGCGCTCGAGAAACTACGGTGTGACTACGCACATCTAAAGCTAGTGCTGCGTGAAGAATTGTCAAAGGTAACAGAAGAACGGGAACAAGTTTTCTACCAACTGAACAACCTCCAGCAGGACAACGACTTTCTCGCTGGCAAGTATCTCGCGAGCTCGGAAGCGCTCAAAGACAAGGACATCAATTTTCCCCAAACAATCGAGGAGTTGCAGGAGCTTGTTTTAGCATTACATGAAAATCTGATTGTTACAAAGGCGGGCTGTGAGTTTGCTGAGCAGAAAGCGCGTAGTATGCAGGATGAGGTAACACTGTTGCAAGAGCAACAGTGCTGTCGTGATCGGGATGTGAAAAAGGCCGAGTTGGAGTACGTCCGAAAACATCATCACCTGTTGGAGCAGTTGAAGCGTCAACAGCACGACTTCGAGCAACTCGCCGCGATACGAGAAGATCTCGAGAGAGCCGACGTGGAGCATAAGAAGCACAATTCTGAGCTTCGAATGCAGATTATCGAGTTGCAAGCGGCAAACGAACGTTCAGACAAGCAAATCAGTGATCTCAAGAGCAAAATTGCTGTGCTGCAGGAGGATCTGGCGAACAATGAGGCAGTGCAAAAGGACTTCGTGAAGCTATCACAGTCGCTCCAGATGCAGCTGGAGAAGATTCGATCTGCGGACACGCAGGTTCGTTGGCAGGATGAGGACGATGTTAACCAATGCCCAAATTGCAAAAAGGAGTTTACTGTCACACGCCGAAAGCAGCACTGTCGGCACTGTGGGAGTATCTACTGCCAGCCATGCTTAACTAAGTCTGTTCCTTCCGGACCGAATCGGAAGGCAGCACGCGTGTGCGATGTTTGTCATACACTGCTGGTACAAGATACGGCCCCATACTTTAGCCGTGAGCCACCTCAATCACCATAA
- the LOC128279190 gene encoding protein ILRUN yields MENKDQQVPRPDGSLPDDIEQNFLTQFSSMITTDKEELIKQFQSIGENLNHSTATFFLDMTNWNLQEAVGCYFDYMAQSRFPSMKFLSDISVGKGEKITPSTMFQLSFMIQNNGETTWPSGTYMALKQDPHFLQSYAASLREANQKFYVPTLPPMDTVSVTVQLVSPAEEGAFHTTWAIYTPNGTEFGETIAASIEVCKNGTMAITQVQV; encoded by the exons ATGGAGAACAAGGACCAGCAAGTACCTCGGCCGGATGGATCATTGCCGGATGACATCGAGCAAAACTTCTTAACACAGTTCAGCT CAATGATAACCACCGACAAAGAGGAGctgatcaaacaatttcaaagcATAGGAGAAAATCTGAACCATTCAACTGCGACATTTTTCTTAGATATGACAAATTG GAATCTGCAGGAAGCAGTAGGCTGTTACTTTGACTACATGGCACAATCGCGATTTCCTTCTATGAAGTTTCTAAGTGATATCAGTGTCGGAAAGGGCGAAAAAATTACTCCCAGCACAAT GTTCCAATTATCATTTATGATACAGAATAATGGGGAAACTACGTGGCCTAGTGGTACATACATGGCGCTAAAGCAGGATCCACATTTCCTACAATCTTACGCCGCATCACTACGGGAAGCGAATCAAAAATTCTACGTGCCTACATTGCCACCCATGGATACAGTGTCTGTTACGGTGCAATTGGTTAGTCCAGCGGAAGAAGGTGCATTTCACACCACATGGGCAATTTACACTCCCAACGGCACCGAGTTTGGAG AAACCATCGCAGCGAGCATAGAAGTttgcaaaaatggaacaatggcTATTACTCAG GTGCAGGTATAG
- the LOC128272264 gene encoding rab GTPase-binding effector protein 1 isoform X2 produces the protein METGKDTTLEQPPPARSELPPEGERKSAQLELLRVREEFNQQRARMKELYLAKESECKRLALEVSSTRKELDELKAQMMIIEYSREKDAEEHQNKKENENRTLKQLVNDTLDESSVMRDSLKQLREENVKLASEIVQLKEELAYTNQVSPSLAKTVQQAKRIILKLGTADSTGDNLEESMRKAQEDAEVLRSLVVPLEEEIKSLKEKLRIAYEEIETYSNCNGRKLQESALIGMLNPRRVADMPSVSTPDPVCTDQEGVQKSSVIADHCERCRALEATYTLDLKGERMRAASCEKSVERLKEQLTKETALRSDLEVQWHKKREEHKMKVQELVDRAANTEVALEKLRCDYAHLKLVLREELSKVTEEREQVFYQLNNLQQDNDFLAGKYLASSEALKDKDINFPQTIEELQELVLALHENLIVTKAGCEFAEQKARSMQDEVTLLQEQQCCRDRDVKKAELEYVRKHHHLLEQLKRQQHDFEQLAAIREDLERADVEHKKHNSELRMQIIELQAANERSDKQISDLKSKIAVLQEDLANNEAVQKDFVKLSQSLQMQLEKIRSADTQVRWQDEDDVNQCPNCKKEFTVTRRKQHCRHCGSIYCQPCLTKSVPSGPNRKAARVCDVCHTLLVQDTAPYFSREPPQSP, from the exons ATGGAAACCGGGAAGGATACGACCCTcgagcagccaccgccagctAGAAGCGAGCTGCCGCCCGAGGGAGAAAGGAAAAGTGCTCAACTGGAGTTGTTACGAGTTCGAGAGGAGTTCAACCAGCAGCGCGCTCGGATGAAAGAGTTGTACCTTGCCAAAGAAA GTGAATGCAAGCGTCTTGCGTTGGAAGTGAGTAGTACGCGGAAAGAGCTGGACGAGTTGAAGGCACAGATGATGATCATCGAGTATAGCCGGGAAAAAGACGCCGAAGAGCACCAAAACAAGAAGGAAAACGAGAACCGCACTCTCAAGCAGCTTGTAAACGATACGCTCGATGAGTCGTCAGTTATGCGCGACTCTTTGAAGCAGCTCAGGGAGGAGAACGTGAAGCTGGCATCGGAAATTGTACAACTGAAAGAAGAGCTGGCGTACACCAACCAA GTGTCACCAAGCCTTGCAAAAACCGTACAACAGGCGAAAAGAATAATACTGAAACTCGGCACAGCTGATTCCACCGGAGACAACTTAGAGGAGTCGATGCGGAAG GCCCAGGAAGATGCAGAGGTGTTACGATCACTGGTAGTACCGCTGGAAGAAGAGATTAAATCGTTGAAAGAGAAGCTACGCATAGCCTAcgaagaaattgaaacataCAGCAACTGCAACGGGAGAAAACTGCAGGAGTCGGCCCTGATTGGAATGCTAAACCCTAGAAGAGTCGCAGATATGCCAAGTGTGTCGACACCTGATCCAGTATGTACTGATCAGGAGGGTGTTCAAAAGAGTTCAGTAATCGCAGACCATTGCGAAAGGTGCAGAGCTCTCGAGGCAACATACACGCTAGATCTGAAGGGAGAACGCATGCGTGCTGCTTCGTGCGAAAAAAGTGTCGAGCGACTGAAAGAGCAACTGACGAAGGAAACTGCACTACGTTCCGATCTTGAAGTGCAATGGCACAAAAAGCGCGAGGAGCACAAAATGAAAGTACAGGAATTGGTGGATCGGGCGGCTAACACTGAGGTAGCGCTCGAGAAACTACGGTGTGACTACGCACATCTAAAGCTAGTGCTGCGTGAAGAATTGTCAAAGGTAACAGAAGAACGGGAACAAGTTTTCTACCAACTGAACAACCTCCAGCAGGACAACGACTTTCTCGCTGGCAAGTATCTCGCGAGCTCGGAAGCGCTCAAAGACAAGGACATCAATTTTCCCCAAACAATCGAGGAGTTGCAGGAGCTTGTTTTAGCATTACATGAAAATCTGATTGTTACAAAGGCGGGCTGTGAGTTTGCTGAGCAGAAAGCGCGTAGTATGCAGGATGAGGTAACACTGTTGCAAGAGCAACAGTGCTGTCGTGATCGGGATGTGAAAAAGGCCGAGTTGGAGTACGTCCGAAAACATCATCACCTGTTGGAGCAGTTGAAGCGTCAACAGCACGACTTCGAGCAACTCGCCGCGATACGAGAAGATCTCGAGAGAGCCGACGTGGAGCATAAGAAGCACAATTCTGAGCTTCGAATGCAGATTATCGAGTTGCAAGCGGCAAACGAACGTTCAGACAAGCAAATCAGTGATCTCAAGAGCAAAATTGCTGTGCTGCAGGAGGATCTGGCGAACAATGAGGCAGTGCAAAAGGACTTCGTGAAGCTATCACAGTCGCTCCAGATGCAGCTGGAGAAGATTCGATCTGCGGACACGCAGGTTCGTTGGCAGGATGAGGACGATGTTAACCAATGCCCAAATTGCAAAAAGGAGTTTACTGTCACACGCCGAAAGCAGCACTGTCGGCACTGTGGGAGTATCTACTGCCAGCCATGCTTAACTAAGTCTGTTCCTTCCGGACCGAATCGGAAGGCAGCACGCGTGTGCGATGTTTGTCATACACTGCTGGTACAAGATACGGCCCCATACTTTAGCCGTGAGCCACCTCAATCACCATAA